The Candidatus Fusobacterium pullicola nucleotide sequence ATAGATATGTGGTTTAAAAAGATAATTTATAGAATGATAGAAGTATGTAGTGTTATTGCTTCTAAATATACAAGTTCAAAGGTAAGAAAGGCAATGTCAGAGGATTTTGCATATGTTTTGCAGGAATTGATATATGAAAGAAGAGAGCTCCCTAATAGAAGAGAATATATAGAAAATATAATAGATACAATTATTTCATTAGGTAGAGCAAAGGAGTTTATTAGATCAATAGCTAACTTAATCCAAAGATTAATGATAGATAAATTACATATAATAGGAGATATTTATGATAGAGGTAGTAGTCCACACTTGGTAATGGATTCTTTAATTAATCATCATAATGTAGACATACAATGGGGAAATCATGATATATTATGGATAGGAGCTGGACTTGGAAATAGAGCCTGTATAGCTAATGTAGTAAGAATTTGTGCTAGATATTCAAATACTCATATATTAGAAGAGGCGTATGGAATAAATTTGTTACCCCTAGCTAAATTTGCTATGGATATTTATGGGGATGATAACTGTGAAAAGTTTATACCAAAAGGTGAGGAAAAAACATTACTTATGGCACAAATACATAAAGCTATTTCAATTATTCAATTTAAAATAGAGGGAGATATGGCAAAAAGAAACCCAAAATTTGAATTGTTAGATAGACAATTTCTGGATAAAATAGATTTTGATAGAGGAGTAGTTGTAGTAGAGGAAAAGGAGTATAGATTAAATGATACAAATTTTCCAACTATAAATAGAGAAAATCCTTATCTTCTTACAGATGAAGAGGAGGAGATAATTGAGAAGTTAGAGAAATTTTTTATAAATAGTGAAAGATTACAGAAACATATTAATTTTTTATTTACGAATGGTGGAATTTATTTAAAATATAATTCTAATTTACTTTATCATGGTTGTATACCATTAAATGCGGAAGGGGAGTTAAAAGAGATAGATATTTTTGGAACAGCTTTAAAGGGGAAAGCATATTTAGATAAAATAGAAGAAATAGTAAGGAAAGCCTATTTATTTAGAGAGAAAAAGATAAAAAATAAACTTAATAATGACTTCTTATGGTATTTGTGGTGTGGAAAAAATTCACCACTTTTTGGAAAAAATGCTATGAAAACTTTTGAAAGATATTTTATAGATGATAAGAGTAGTCATATAGAAAGTAAAAATCCTTACTATATATATTATAATGAAGAAAAGGTTTGTAGAAAAATATTGGAAGAGTTTGGATTAAATCCGAATGTTTCACATATTATA carries:
- a CDS encoding fructose-1,6-bisphosphatase; protein product: MERKDEELEQKYLRLLATKFKNISETTREIINLQAILNLPKGTEHFLTDIHGEYELFQHILKNGSGTIREKINSIFKDELSNFEKKELASTIYYPEEKIEYMKKNRDNIDMWFKKIIYRMIEVCSVIASKYTSSKVRKAMSEDFAYVLQELIYERRELPNRREYIENIIDTIISLGRAKEFIRSIANLIQRLMIDKLHIIGDIYDRGSSPHLVMDSLINHHNVDIQWGNHDILWIGAGLGNRACIANVVRICARYSNTHILEEAYGINLLPLAKFAMDIYGDDNCEKFIPKGEEKTLLMAQIHKAISIIQFKIEGDMAKRNPKFELLDRQFLDKIDFDRGVVVVEEKEYRLNDTNFPTINRENPYLLTDEEEEIIEKLEKFFINSERLQKHINFLFTNGGIYLKYNSNLLYHGCIPLNAEGELKEIDIFGTALKGKAYLDKIEEIVRKAYLFREKKIKNKLNNDFLWYLWCGKNSPLFGKNAMKTFERYFIDDKSSHIESKNPYYIYYNEEKVCRKILEEFGLNPNVSHIINGHVPVKTLKGESPIKANGKLYLIDGGFSKAYQKETGIAGYTLIYNSYGLKIVAHELFESIEKSVREGRDIISFTRVIEDVGINRIRVKDTDIGKELQAQVNDLKKLLKAYNQCLISQN